The genomic interval CGGCTACGGCAGCTGCCACGACGTCGGGTGGCCAGACCACCCAGACCGGACTGCCCAAGCGGGTACCGATGGCACAGTTGGTGCCCGGAGCGGTGGAGAAGCCGACCACCTCGGTGCAGCGTCGTACGCCGGAGGCGGTTCGCGGGCTCTTGTCCGCGTACCACCGTGGGGTGCAGCGTGGCCGCACGCACCCGACGGACGACCAGTCGACCAACCCGGAGGCGACTCCGGCTGGGCAGCGATCCCCGCAGGCCGGGGTGGGCCCCGCGACCGCAAGCGGCCAGAAGGAGCATGAAGGATGACATCTACGCAGGATCTCGGTTGGCTCTTGGCCAACTTCGCCGATCGTGTGCCCGGCGTCGCCCACGCGATCGCCGTCTCCGCGGACGGCCTGCTCCTGGCGTCGTCACGGGACCTCCCGCGTGACCGGGCGGATCAGCTCGCCGCGATCGCATCCGGCCTGGTCAGCCTCACCCAGGGGGCGGCGCGCTGCTTCGAGGGTGGGGCGGTGCTGCAGACAGTGGTCGAGATGGACAATGGTTTCCTGTTCCTGATGTCCATCTCGGACGGCTCGTCGTTCGCGGTCCTCGCCGCCCGCAGCTGTGACGTCGGGCAGGTGGGATATGAGATGGCACTGCTCGTCGACCGGGTGGGTGACGCGTTGACGCCGCCGCCCCGGGCCGCTGCGGGGATGTTGAGCTAGGTGGTACCCGGCCGGTGTGGTTCGCCGGCCGGTGCGACGACAATGGAACAATGACGAACTCCAGGCTTTGAGTCTCGGGTACGACGAGAAGGGGGTGAACGGCGATGATGGCTGAACGCGACGAGCCGACGGGCGCGCTGGTGAGGCCATATGCCGTTACCCGTGGTCGTACTAGGCCGAGACTGGACATCGCCCTGGAGGCGCTCGTCGAGACGACGGTGCGCGGTCGGTCCGCCGGTAACGGCAATGGCGGCCAGGGCCGGGAGCATCAATACATCGCCGCGCTGTGTGATGGTCGGCTGCAGTCGCTCGCGGAGATCGCGGCGCGGATGCAGTTACCGCTCGGAGTGGCTCGGGTCCTGATCGCCGACATGGCCGCCGATGGCCTGGTGGCGGTGCACGAACCGACAATTCTGGACGACTCAAACGACGCGGTGGGCACTGAACTGCTGGAGAGGGTGCTGAGTGGACTTCGCAGGCTCTGACATGTCGCACCGCCCAACGGCCGGGCGCGTGACATCGGCGAAGATCGTCATCGCCGGTGGCTTTGGCGTCGGCAAGACAACACTGGTCGGTTCGGTCTCGGAAATCACGCCGCTGACCACCGAGGCGATCATGACGTCGGCTGGGGTGGGTGTCGACGACACCCGCCAGGTGCCAGGCAAGACGACCACCACGGTCGCGATGGACTTCGGTCGGATCTCGATCGACCGGGATCTCATCCTGTACCTGTTCGGCACGCCGGGCCAGACGCGGTTCTGGTTCATGTGGGACGAACTGGTGCGGGGCGCGATCGGTGCGGTCGTCCTGGTGGACACCCGCCGGCTGGCCGACTGCTTCGCGGCCATCGACTTCTTCGAGCACCGGCGGCTGCCGTACCTCGTGGCGATCAACTGCTTCGACGGGATGCAGTACCACGACCCGCAGGACGTGCGGGACGCGCTGGCGATCTCGAACGAGGTTCCGGTCGTCGCGTGTGACGCCCGGAACCGGGAGTCGACCAAGCACGTGCTGATCTCGCTGGTCGAGTACGTGCTCACCATGCGGCGCTCGCGCGCCGTCGCTCCGGCCTGACCGGCGAGCACACGTCGCCCGTCGGGAGCGGCCCGGCCCTGGGCCGGTACGCCCGACGTGGTTGCCCGGCCCGTGCCGGGTAGGCGGCTGCCCGCGTCCGCCCGCGTCCGCCCGTTGGCGACGGCGTCGACCGCGACCCGGGTGGAGGGGTCTCTGCGCCGGTGTGGCGAGGCGGAGCGGAGGGGCCGGGCTTCGGCGCCGGTGGCCCCGCCCGGCGACCCCGGCGACCGGCATCCGGATCGCCCGGTCGACCGGCATCCGGATCGGACGGTGCAGGCCGGACCGGTCGACCTCTGGAGGCGGCCCGGTCGGCTGTGAAGCGGTTCGCCGGACCTGCTCCACACCTGGCGGCCGGCCCCGTCGACCATGGAGGCGGCACGGTCGCATCGGGAGCGTCACCGTCGCCTTCGGATGGTGATGGCGGAAGTGATCCCGCGCCGTGCCGGCAGCGCCCCCGTCAGAGCCAGAGCGGCGGCCGGGGGTCCCGCGTCGCCCTGGAAAGCCACTCTGGAGAGCCGTCTCGGCGACGGTAGGCCGCGAGGGCGGCGGAGCCGCGGGGGCGGCAGAGCGCCGCGACGGGACGTCAGGAGACCCGGCTCCAGGAGCCGGAGACCACGGTGAAGACGCCGAGCGAGTCCGGCTCCATCCCGCCGTGCCGGATCGGGGCGAACGCGTACGCCCCGGCGATCCCCTCGGTGATCTGGTTACCCAGATAGGCGCGGAGCCGACCCCGGTCGACGCTCTTGCCGAGCCGGGCCGCGTTGACGATCAGTCGCAGCGCGTCCGCCCCGTACGGGGCGAAGCCGCTGAACGAGCCGTACAGGTGGATGTAGCGGTAGACGAAGTCCCGCCGGTCCAGCCCGGCGGTGGAGGTGTTCGTCAGCGACGAGCTGTTCAGCGAGGCGGGGTGCACGACGTACGCGCCCTCGACCGCCGGGGCGTTCGTCTCCGAGAGGGTGTCCTCGGCCACCGCACCGGCGTCGAAGAAGATCCGGCCCTCGTAGCCGGTCTGCCGCAGCGCCCGGGCCGCCGTACCGGAGAACGGCGCGGTGCCCCAGATGACCACCGCGTCGGGATCGGGGTCGGTCACCTTCCGGGCCGCCGGTCGGTAGTCGGCGTTCTCGGCCCGGGGCAGCCGGGTCACCTTGGCGAGGTCGACGTCGACCGCCTTGAGAGCCGCTGTGAGGGCCCGTACGCCCGAATCGCCGTGCGCGCCGGGTGCTGCCAGCAGACCGACCCGTTCGAAGCCCTGCGAGCGAATCAGCGGGGCCAGCGCCCTCGCCACGTCGCGGGCGTCCGGGGTGAGTTTGAAGATGTACGTCCGCTGCGCCAGCGGCACGGTGAGGTTGTCGGCCGCGGCGAAGGAGATGAACGGCACCTGTTGCTGCTGAGCGATCGGGATGATCGCCAGGGAGGTCTCGGCGAGGCAGCCGCCGATCAGCGCGTGCACGTTCTCCCGGGTGGCCAGTTCGGTGGCGTGCTGGGCGGCGAGCCGTGGTTCGCTGGCGTTGTCCCGGACCACCAGCCGGACGGTGCGGCGCAGGTTGCCGACGGGTACGCCCTGCTCGTTGAGCTTGTCGACGGTGATCTTCAGCGCCCGTTCCTGGAGTACGCCCAGTGCCTGGCCGGG from Plantactinospora sp. BC1 carries:
- a CDS encoding roadblock/LC7 domain-containing protein, whose product is MTSTQDLGWLLANFADRVPGVAHAIAVSADGLLLASSRDLPRDRADQLAAIASGLVSLTQGAARCFEGGAVLQTVVEMDNGFLFLMSISDGSSFAVLAARSCDVGQVGYEMALLVDRVGDALTPPPRAAAGMLS
- a CDS encoding ATP/GTP-binding protein, whose protein sequence is MSHRPTAGRVTSAKIVIAGGFGVGKTTLVGSVSEITPLTTEAIMTSAGVGVDDTRQVPGKTTTTVAMDFGRISIDRDLILYLFGTPGQTRFWFMWDELVRGAIGAVVLVDTRRLADCFAAIDFFEHRRLPYLVAINCFDGMQYHDPQDVRDALAISNEVPVVACDARNRESTKHVLISLVEYVLTMRRSRAVAPA
- a CDS encoding DUF742 domain-containing protein, encoding MAERDEPTGALVRPYAVTRGRTRPRLDIALEALVETTVRGRSAGNGNGGQGREHQYIAALCDGRLQSLAEIAARMQLPLGVARVLIADMAADGLVAVHEPTILDDSNDAVGTELLERVLSGLRRL
- a CDS encoding ABC transporter substrate-binding protein, with product MAGPAVEAWTLSRRGLLAAAATTLLAACGRDDQDPVGPPGPDARELVIGASLELTGPGQALGVLQERALKITVDKLNEQGVPVGNLRRTVRLVVRDNASEPRLAAQHATELATRENVHALIGGCLAETSLAIIPIAQQQQVPFISFAAADNLTVPLAQRTYIFKLTPDARDVARALAPLIRSQGFERVGLLAAPGAHGDSGVRALTAALKAVDVDLAKVTRLPRAENADYRPAARKVTDPDPDAVVIWGTAPFSGTAARALRQTGYEGRIFFDAGAVAEDTLSETNAPAVEGAYVVHPASLNSSSLTNTSTAGLDRRDFVYRYIHLYGSFSGFAPYGADALRLIVNAARLGKSVDRGRLRAYLGNQITEGIAGAYAFAPIRHGGMEPDSLGVFTVVSGSWSRVS